The following are from one region of the Sandaracinus amylolyticus genome:
- a CDS encoding serine/threonine-protein kinase, which yields MPQVEGAIIGDRYRLVRKIGEGGMASVWEAEHVALGSMLAVKFLHRTAPKDSEVAQRFLREARVAASVKHRNVVDINDFGFTDDDVPYMVMERLVGESLADYLANIGPLDFDEAARLASLTLRGLSAVHDAGIVHRDLKPDNIFLIDDEDGRFPKLLDFGLSRRAGRTDMTIEGTLMGTPDYMSPEQARGQTDLDARTDIYSMGVILYEMITARMPYESELVGDLIAMIARDPPAPVRSHRPDAPDELVEVIERAMSKNREERFPNAREMRNALVDLWGGAFHDPGSGLTSLSEMPLPNEVGPGSTGGTGPYPRASTPTGNLRRPRPRSTASGARVNPALPPRPSTATRPSQLETRDDSTARRAAVVASDPALSSQERVALADAPTLAAMPTQSPYSSTRPPPPATGSPSRFTSLLALALAAATGATFAWVWLANAGSDEEPSAIGATAASAMIDAGIGPRSSAPDAGVSLGTSQVPSTAGLDAGLDAGPASDEDEIDEPRRGTKQRGTKRRGTRRPVKRRGGRRR from the coding sequence ATGCCGCAGGTCGAAGGCGCAATCATCGGCGACCGCTACCGTCTCGTCCGCAAGATCGGCGAGGGCGGCATGGCGAGCGTGTGGGAAGCCGAGCACGTCGCGCTCGGCAGCATGCTCGCGGTGAAGTTCCTGCACCGCACGGCGCCGAAGGACAGCGAGGTCGCGCAGCGCTTCCTGCGCGAGGCGCGCGTCGCGGCGTCGGTGAAGCACCGCAACGTCGTCGACATCAACGACTTCGGGTTCACCGACGACGACGTGCCCTACATGGTCATGGAGCGGCTCGTCGGCGAGTCGCTCGCGGACTACCTCGCGAACATCGGCCCGCTCGACTTCGACGAGGCCGCGCGCCTCGCGTCGCTCACGCTGCGCGGGCTCAGCGCGGTGCACGACGCGGGCATCGTCCATCGCGATCTGAAGCCCGACAACATCTTCCTGATCGACGACGAGGACGGCCGCTTTCCGAAGCTGCTCGACTTCGGTCTCTCGCGTCGCGCGGGCCGCACCGACATGACGATCGAGGGCACCCTGATGGGCACGCCCGATTACATGTCGCCCGAGCAGGCGCGCGGTCAGACCGACCTCGACGCGCGCACCGACATCTACTCGATGGGCGTGATCCTCTACGAGATGATCACGGCGCGCATGCCGTACGAGTCGGAGCTCGTCGGCGATCTGATCGCGATGATCGCGCGTGATCCTCCGGCGCCGGTGCGCTCGCACCGGCCCGATGCGCCCGACGAGCTCGTCGAGGTGATCGAGCGCGCGATGTCGAAGAACCGCGAGGAGCGGTTCCCGAACGCGCGCGAGATGCGCAACGCGCTCGTCGACCTGTGGGGCGGCGCGTTCCACGATCCGGGCTCGGGCCTCACCAGCCTCTCCGAGATGCCGCTGCCGAACGAAGTCGGGCCCGGCTCGACGGGCGGCACCGGCCCTTATCCGCGCGCGTCGACACCGACCGGCAATCTCCGTCGTCCGCGCCCGCGCTCGACCGCGAGCGGTGCGCGCGTGAACCCCGCGCTGCCGCCGCGACCGAGCACCGCGACGCGACCGAGCCAGCTCGAGACGCGCGACGACTCGACCGCGCGACGGGCCGCGGTGGTCGCGAGCGATCCCGCGCTGAGCTCGCAGGAGCGCGTGGCGCTCGCGGACGCGCCGACGCTCGCGGCGATGCCGACGCAGAGCCCCTACTCGAGCACGCGTCCGCCGCCGCCGGCGACGGGATCTCCGTCGCGCTTCACGTCGCTCCTCGCGCTCGCGCTCGCGGCCGCGACCGGCGCGACGTTCGCCTGGGTGTGGCTCGCCAACGCGGGCAGCGACGAGGAGCCCAGCGCGATCGGGGCGACCGCTGCGTCGGCGATGATCGATGCGGGGATCGGTCCGCGTTCGAGCGCGCCCGACGCGGGCGTCTCGCTGGGCACGAGCCAGGTGCCGAGCACGGCCGGGCTCGACGCCGGGCTCGATGCAGGCCCGGCGAGCGACGAGGACGAGATCGACGAGCCGCGCCGCGGCACGAAGCAGCGCGGAACGAAGCGCCGCGGCACGCGCCGGCCGGTCAAACGCCGCGGCGGACGGCGTCGCTGA
- a CDS encoding NUDIX hydrolase → MTKRARPDQDDDGEVPEGYDVSRFERPSVAVDVALLTVDEGALRTLLLRRDAAPYRGRWALPGGFVGIDEALDDAAARVLEQKTGIRRVFLEQLYTFGAPKRDPRTRVITVAHYALVDPARLADAREETRVATLEVPWEGETGGPVDAMGVDGRTLPLAFDHADILGMAVKRVRGKLDYTPIGFQLLPERFTLAGLQRVHETVLGRPLNKDSFRRRMLASGQLEATGDLQTGVDHRPAELYRFARRSAV, encoded by the coding sequence ATGACGAAGCGGGCTCGTCCCGATCAGGACGACGACGGCGAGGTCCCGGAGGGCTACGACGTCTCGCGCTTCGAGCGACCCTCGGTCGCGGTCGACGTCGCGCTGCTCACCGTCGACGAGGGCGCGCTCCGCACGTTGCTGCTGCGTCGAGATGCTGCGCCGTACCGCGGGCGATGGGCGCTGCCGGGTGGGTTCGTCGGGATCGACGAGGCGCTCGACGACGCGGCGGCGCGGGTGCTCGAGCAGAAGACCGGGATCCGTCGGGTCTTCCTCGAGCAGCTCTACACGTTCGGCGCGCCCAAGCGCGATCCGCGCACCCGGGTGATCACCGTCGCGCACTACGCGCTGGTCGATCCCGCGCGCCTCGCCGATGCGCGCGAGGAGACGCGCGTCGCGACGCTCGAGGTGCCGTGGGAGGGCGAGACCGGAGGGCCCGTCGATGCGATGGGCGTGGATGGTCGCACGCTCCCGCTCGCGTTCGATCACGCCGACATCCTCGGCATGGCCGTGAAGCGCGTGCGCGGGAAGCTCGACTACACGCCGATCGGGTTCCAGCTGCTGCCCGAGCGCTTCACGCTCGCGGGGCTGCAGCGCGTGCACGAGACCGTGCTCGGTCGCCCGCTCAACAAGGACTCGTTCCGCCGCCGGATGCTCGCCTCGGGACAGCTCGAGGCCACCGGCGATCTGCAGACCGGCGTCGATCACCGGCCTGCCGAGCTCTATCGGTTCGCGCGTCGCTCGGCGGTCTGA
- a CDS encoding SPFH domain-containing protein, whose translation MADIRSFLFVRHLRAESSSHVLLYKRGSLVKSGRGLTFWFFPMTASIAEVPVDDRELPLAVRARSSDFQDVTVQGVLTYRVIDPAALAEHVDFSIDTLRGVHLKQPLEKIALHLAQLAQQHASEWIGRTPLREVLRDGPATVRERVHAALAADEGVAQMGLGVASVRISSIAPTPDLERALEAPMRERIQQEADEAAFARRALAVEKERAIQENELQNQIELARREEQLISQRGANGKRQATEEAEAKRIATDGEASRLRTSSDAQAASIRAIDGAKVEMERERMAIQKEVPPAVLAALAARELATKLQRIDHLHLGADALGPMLTELASAGTRALEAKNQAR comes from the coding sequence GTGGCCGACATCCGCAGCTTCCTGTTCGTCCGTCACCTGCGCGCCGAGAGCAGCTCGCACGTGCTGCTCTACAAGCGCGGCTCGCTGGTGAAGAGCGGTCGTGGCCTCACGTTCTGGTTCTTCCCGATGACCGCGTCGATCGCCGAGGTGCCGGTCGACGATCGCGAGCTCCCGCTCGCGGTGCGCGCGCGCTCGTCGGACTTCCAGGACGTCACGGTGCAGGGCGTGCTCACGTACCGCGTGATCGATCCCGCCGCGCTCGCCGAGCACGTCGACTTCTCGATCGACACGCTGCGCGGCGTGCACCTCAAGCAGCCGCTCGAGAAGATCGCGCTGCACCTGGCGCAGCTCGCGCAGCAGCACGCGTCGGAGTGGATCGGTCGCACTCCGCTCCGCGAGGTGCTGCGCGACGGGCCGGCCACGGTGCGCGAGCGCGTGCACGCCGCGCTCGCTGCCGACGAAGGCGTCGCGCAGATGGGTCTCGGCGTCGCGAGCGTGCGCATCTCGTCGATCGCGCCGACGCCCGATCTCGAGCGCGCGCTCGAGGCCCCGATGCGCGAGCGGATCCAGCAGGAGGCCGACGAGGCCGCGTTCGCGCGCCGCGCGCTCGCGGTCGAGAAGGAGCGCGCGATCCAGGAGAACGAGCTGCAGAACCAGATCGAGCTCGCGCGTCGCGAGGAGCAGCTCATCTCGCAGCGCGGCGCGAACGGCAAGCGGCAGGCGACCGAAGAAGCGGAAGCGAAGCGCATCGCGACCGACGGCGAGGCGAGCCGGCTCCGCACCAGCTCGGACGCGCAGGCCGCGTCGATCCGCGCGATCGACGGCGCGAAGGTCGAGATGGAGCGCGAGCGCATGGCGATCCAGAAGGAGGTCCCGCCCGCGGTGCTCGCCGCGCTCGCAGCGCGCGAGCTCGCGACGAAGCTGCAGCGCATCGATCACCTGCACCTCGGCGCCGACGCGCTCGGCCCGATGCTCACCGAGCTCGCGAGCGCGGGCACGCGCGCGCTCGAGGCCAAGAACCAGGCGCGCTGA
- a CDS encoding formylglycine-generating enzyme family protein has protein sequence MLAASLIAILSSACHAPLTQLVVVVESDLAPAQIARVRLEIDDERHEVSVSGAGAQGLPFSFGVRARDGHADQTVTIAATALDDDDAITVSTRAIVPFVRGETRRVVLRLEAGCIGRTCADGQTCRAGLCEALAISVADLDPVAPGDELRDLPPFPDAADAGVDAGPSCTPSCAPDETCTREGCRCGARATCGADALCDEGECVPWPRSCDAIGRGPGCDLVAMPGGTFSMGDEEAATSGGTGAFPEQPGVRVSPFVIDAYEVSVARFRAFWDAGHPAPSAPVAYPGGRTIALDGPVVDPIDRELEPECNWSDTPGALEAHPMDCVTWSTALAFCAWDGGRLPTEAEWEFAARGHTLGGLAPRRDFPWGDEAPSGTEGGGCDRAQAFVCAGRDGAWTREVGSFAGVAGVFDQIGNVGELTADHYDFYGVGEGNCWRGTMPLDPLCRRTGEGLEVTVRGAGYPAVFISTLMSAARGSIATDGAYPAIGFRCVR, from the coding sequence GTGCTGGCCGCGTCGCTGATCGCGATCCTGTCGAGTGCCTGCCACGCGCCGCTCACGCAGCTCGTGGTCGTCGTCGAGTCGGACCTCGCGCCTGCGCAGATCGCCCGCGTTCGCTTGGAGATCGACGACGAGCGACACGAGGTGAGCGTCTCCGGCGCAGGAGCGCAGGGCTTGCCCTTCTCGTTCGGCGTGCGCGCACGCGACGGACATGCTGACCAGACGGTCACGATTGCCGCGACCGCGCTCGATGACGACGACGCGATCACCGTGAGCACGCGCGCGATCGTCCCGTTCGTCCGCGGAGAGACCCGGCGCGTCGTGCTGCGCCTCGAAGCGGGATGCATCGGTCGCACGTGCGCCGATGGGCAGACGTGCCGCGCCGGCCTCTGCGAGGCGCTCGCGATCTCCGTCGCGGATCTCGATCCGGTCGCGCCGGGCGACGAGCTGCGCGATCTGCCGCCCTTCCCCGACGCGGCCGACGCCGGCGTCGACGCGGGTCCGTCGTGCACGCCGTCCTGCGCGCCCGACGAGACCTGCACGCGCGAGGGATGTCGCTGCGGCGCGCGCGCGACGTGCGGCGCGGACGCGCTCTGCGACGAGGGCGAGTGCGTGCCCTGGCCGCGCAGCTGCGACGCGATCGGGCGCGGCCCGGGGTGCGATCTCGTGGCGATGCCCGGCGGCACGTTCTCGATGGGCGACGAAGAGGCCGCCACGTCGGGCGGGACCGGTGCGTTCCCCGAGCAGCCCGGCGTGCGCGTGAGCCCCTTCGTGATCGACGCGTACGAGGTGAGCGTCGCGCGCTTCCGCGCGTTCTGGGACGCCGGACATCCGGCGCCGAGCGCGCCGGTCGCGTACCCCGGCGGACGCACGATCGCGCTCGACGGTCCCGTGGTGGACCCGATCGATCGCGAGCTCGAGCCGGAGTGCAACTGGTCGGACACCCCGGGCGCGCTCGAAGCGCATCCGATGGACTGCGTGACGTGGTCGACCGCGCTCGCGTTCTGCGCGTGGGACGGCGGGCGACTTCCCACCGAAGCAGAGTGGGAGTTCGCGGCGCGCGGACACACGCTCGGAGGGCTCGCGCCGAGGCGCGACTTCCCGTGGGGCGACGAGGCCCCCAGCGGCACCGAAGGCGGCGGGTGTGATCGCGCCCAGGCGTTCGTGTGCGCGGGGCGCGACGGCGCGTGGACGCGCGAGGTCGGATCGTTCGCGGGCGTCGCGGGGGTGTTCGATCAGATCGGGAACGTCGGCGAGCTGACCGCCGATCACTACGACTTCTACGGCGTCGGCGAGGGCAACTGCTGGCGCGGCACGATGCCGCTCGATCCGCTCTGCCGTCGCACCGGCGAGGGGCTCGAGGTCACGGTGCGCGGCGCGGGATATCCCGCGGTGTTCATCAGCACGCTGATGAGCGCCGCGCGCGGCTCGATCGCGACCGACGGCGCGTACCCCGCGATCGGCTTCCGCTGCGTGCGGTGA
- a CDS encoding serine/threonine-protein kinase has translation MDRAADAMPILTERERVGTRLAGKYDLTAILGRGGMGTVYAGVHAWTGRKVAVKLLKPALAEDPNVVRRFLREARAAAALRHPHVVDVLDMGQEDDGAVYLVLELLDGESLGGLLRRRKRMTPEELLPIVLPVADALVDVHAKGLVHRDLKPDNVFVARGRGDRQVPKLLDFGIAKILEDTSGTPGTRTGAIVGTPHYMSPEQASGSGEIGPASDVWSFGVLLFECLSGKLPYEAETATGVLVKIMTSTPPTLARVAPDVPRPLVRVIEHAMQSDAAARFLDARVMRDALRDAAGALGIAIPDEVPEESSEPAPPRTGDLAPIELHVASSERSAERSAIESAPTIESQPAGRRAEQSVVPAPSVQLPPRRRTWINAAIGIAVVVLAGVAYALGASSSARTASSETSAPSVPSAAIAPTPADDAATDALDAAVVTTPTITAPVATPTIATTPHPEPATRRPRGRPSTASEPTPVAPSAPQQDEGARPSVRTEW, from the coding sequence GTGGATCGCGCGGCGGACGCGATGCCGATCCTGACCGAGCGCGAGCGCGTCGGGACGCGCCTCGCCGGCAAGTACGATCTCACCGCGATCCTCGGTCGTGGCGGGATGGGGACCGTCTACGCCGGCGTGCACGCGTGGACCGGGCGCAAGGTCGCGGTGAAGCTGCTCAAGCCGGCGCTCGCCGAGGATCCGAACGTCGTGCGCCGCTTCCTGCGCGAGGCGCGCGCCGCGGCGGCGCTTCGTCATCCGCACGTCGTCGACGTGCTCGACATGGGCCAGGAGGACGACGGCGCGGTGTACCTGGTGCTCGAGCTGCTCGACGGCGAGTCGCTCGGGGGGCTGCTGCGGCGTCGCAAGCGGATGACGCCCGAGGAGCTCCTGCCGATCGTGCTCCCGGTCGCCGACGCGCTCGTCGACGTGCACGCGAAGGGCCTCGTGCACCGCGATCTGAAGCCCGACAACGTGTTCGTCGCGCGCGGTCGCGGAGATCGACAGGTCCCGAAGCTGCTCGACTTCGGCATCGCGAAGATCCTCGAGGACACGAGCGGCACCCCGGGCACGCGCACCGGCGCGATCGTCGGCACGCCGCACTACATGTCCCCGGAGCAGGCGTCGGGCTCGGGCGAGATCGGCCCGGCGAGCGACGTGTGGTCGTTCGGCGTGCTGCTCTTCGAGTGCCTCAGCGGGAAGCTGCCCTACGAGGCCGAGACCGCGACCGGCGTGCTCGTGAAGATCATGACCAGCACGCCGCCGACGCTCGCGCGTGTCGCGCCCGACGTGCCGCGCCCGCTCGTGCGCGTGATCGAGCACGCGATGCAGAGCGACGCCGCGGCGCGGTTCCTCGACGCGCGCGTGATGCGCGACGCGCTGCGCGATGCCGCGGGCGCGCTGGGGATCGCGATCCCCGACGAGGTGCCGGAGGAGTCGAGCGAGCCCGCGCCGCCGCGCACCGGCGACCTCGCTCCGATCGAGCTGCACGTGGCCTCGTCGGAGCGCTCGGCCGAGCGATCCGCGATCGAGAGCGCGCCGACGATCGAGTCGCAGCCCGCGGGACGGCGCGCCGAGCAGTCGGTCGTGCCCGCGCCGAGCGTGCAGCTCCCGCCGCGGCGCCGCACGTGGATCAACGCCGCGATCGGCATCGCCGTGGTGGTGCTCGCGGGCGTGGCGTACGCGCTCGGAGCGTCCTCGTCGGCCCGCACCGCGAGCTCGGAGACGAGCGCGCCGAGCGTGCCGAGCGCGGCGATCGCGCCCACCCCGGCCGACGACGCGGCGACCGACGCGCTCGATGCTGCGGTCGTCACGACGCCCACGATCACGGCGCCGGTCGCGACCCCGACGATCGCGACGACGCCGCACCCCGAGCCCGCCACGCGCCGCCCGCGAGGACGCCCGAGCACCGCGAGCGAGCCCACGCCGGTCGCGCCCAGCGCGCCGCAGCAGGACGAAGGGGCGCGGCCGTCGGTGAGGACCGAGTGGTGA
- a CDS encoding PEGA domain-containing protein produces MTRAFAITLVLALAVASSAHAQDAPATDTAPSTDELRTLEARTLFEQGVRASRDERWAEALDAFRRSRALVARPSTLFNIAIALDRLGRLRAAIAAIDEYLATSDPVADEVDRREAMRLRVDAEARLARITVRVDPDDATVALDGAPLEGGAERTTIADPGDHVVVVSAPGYVDQRHEIALRPGADVERVIELAPVEPAAPTTSLATTMPVEAPARDEDTSLIEDPIFWAILGGGAALVAGVAIGVGVHVASAPTPYGGSLGVTFEVP; encoded by the coding sequence GTGACGCGCGCCTTCGCGATCACGCTCGTGCTCGCGCTCGCCGTCGCGTCGTCGGCGCACGCGCAGGATGCGCCGGCGACCGACACCGCGCCCTCGACCGACGAGCTGCGCACGCTGGAGGCGCGCACGCTCTTCGAGCAGGGCGTCCGCGCGAGCCGCGACGAGCGATGGGCCGAGGCGCTCGACGCGTTCCGCCGCTCGCGCGCGCTCGTCGCGCGTCCGAGCACGCTCTTCAACATCGCGATCGCGCTCGATCGCCTCGGACGGCTGCGCGCTGCGATCGCAGCGATCGACGAGTACCTCGCGACGAGCGATCCCGTCGCGGACGAGGTCGATCGGCGCGAGGCGATGCGCCTGCGTGTCGATGCCGAGGCGCGGCTCGCGCGCATCACGGTGCGGGTCGACCCCGACGACGCGACCGTCGCGCTCGACGGCGCTCCGCTCGAAGGTGGCGCGGAGCGCACGACCATCGCCGATCCCGGCGACCACGTCGTCGTGGTGAGCGCGCCCGGATACGTCGATCAGCGCCACGAGATCGCGCTGCGCCCGGGCGCCGACGTGGAGCGCGTGATCGAGCTCGCGCCGGTCGAGCCCGCGGCACCGACCACGTCGCTCGCGACGACGATGCCGGTCGAGGCCCCGGCGCGCGACGAGGACACCAGCTTGATCGAGGATCCGATCTTCTGGGCGATCCTCGGCGGCGGCGCGGCGCTGGTCGCGGGCGTCGCGATCGGAGTCGGCGTGCACGTCGCGAGCGCGCCCACGCCCTACGGCGGCTCGCTCGGCGTCACGTTCGAAGTGCCCTGA
- a CDS encoding type IV pilus twitching motility protein PilT, with protein sequence MLRLDFYVQHLVRHNAREVMLASGEPVRFRFAEGDRASNTAIEHAQVVQLVQEAAPPTSIDELRRTRKTSFQHAAIGGILVRVEVDAAQAAEWRVVVRPENDGGAIEIEEVTRPGRPNAERVERITAERPAVERTTVERTTVERTTVEKPTIAQSPAARIGGARPAAAEPKSDPKSGEIRIEPGHAKNAMGAAGKRVDAVPGEPKINHYLRMMVACGASDLHLSSDVVPMVRRHGEMTPLFDRAPIPDREMRELLIEIAPARNKEEFGAKNDTDFAHTIEEVARFRANYFMDRKGMGAVFRQIPFDILPPEKLGLPPKVLELCHLSKGLVLVTGPTGSGKSTTLATLIDVINSTRSDHIITIEDPIEFVHPNKMCLVNQREVGVHTAGFKNALRAALREDPDIVLVGELRDLETISIAIETAETGHLVFGTLHTTSAPSTVDRIIDQFPADRQAQIRTMLSESLRGVIAQMLCKKKGGGRVAAYEVMIANPAVSNLIREGKTFQLKSVMQTGRNLGMQTMNDHLIELVKADKVEPLEAYMKSNDKQVIKDLLAKAGFKLDLGGVQEH encoded by the coding sequence ATGCTGCGTCTCGATTTCTACGTCCAGCACCTCGTTCGTCACAACGCGCGCGAGGTGATGCTCGCGTCGGGCGAGCCGGTGCGCTTCCGCTTCGCGGAGGGCGACCGGGCGTCGAACACGGCGATCGAGCACGCGCAGGTCGTGCAGCTGGTGCAGGAGGCGGCGCCGCCGACGTCGATCGACGAGCTGCGTCGCACCCGCAAGACGTCGTTCCAGCACGCGGCGATCGGCGGGATCCTGGTACGCGTCGAGGTCGATGCGGCGCAGGCCGCGGAGTGGCGCGTCGTGGTGCGGCCCGAGAACGACGGGGGCGCGATCGAGATCGAAGAGGTGACGCGGCCGGGGCGGCCCAACGCGGAGCGCGTGGAGCGCATCACCGCGGAGCGACCCGCCGTGGAGCGGACGACGGTGGAGCGCACGACGGTCGAGCGGACGACGGTGGAGAAGCCGACGATCGCGCAGTCGCCCGCGGCGCGGATCGGCGGCGCGCGTCCGGCGGCGGCCGAGCCGAAGAGCGATCCCAAGAGCGGCGAGATCCGCATCGAGCCCGGCCACGCGAAGAACGCGATGGGCGCGGCGGGCAAGCGCGTCGATGCGGTGCCCGGCGAGCCGAAGATCAACCACTACCTGCGCATGATGGTCGCGTGCGGCGCGAGCGATCTGCACCTCTCGAGCGACGTGGTGCCGATGGTGCGCCGCCACGGCGAGATGACGCCGCTCTTCGATCGCGCTCCGATCCCCGATCGCGAGATGCGCGAGCTGCTGATCGAGATCGCGCCCGCGCGGAACAAGGAAGAGTTCGGCGCGAAGAACGACACCGACTTCGCGCACACGATCGAAGAGGTCGCGCGCTTCCGCGCGAACTACTTCATGGATCGCAAGGGGATGGGCGCGGTGTTCCGCCAGATCCCGTTCGACATCCTGCCGCCCGAGAAGCTCGGCCTGCCGCCGAAGGTGCTCGAGCTCTGCCACCTCTCGAAGGGCCTGGTGCTCGTCACCGGCCCGACCGGTAGCGGCAAGTCGACGACGCTCGCGACGCTGATCGACGTCATCAACAGCACGCGCAGCGATCACATCATCACGATCGAGGATCCGATCGAGTTCGTGCACCCGAACAAGATGTGCCTCGTGAACCAGCGCGAGGTCGGGGTGCACACCGCGGGCTTCAAGAACGCGCTGCGCGCGGCGCTGCGCGAGGACCCCGACATCGTGCTGGTCGGCGAGCTGCGCGACCTCGAGACGATCTCGATCGCGATCGAGACCGCGGAGACCGGCCACCTCGTGTTCGGCACGCTGCACACGACGAGCGCGCCGAGCACGGTCGACCGGATCATCGACCAGTTCCCCGCCGATCGTCAGGCGCAGATCCGCACGATGCTGAGCGAGTCGCTGCGCGGCGTGATCGCGCAGATGCTCTGCAAGAAGAAGGGCGGCGGGCGCGTCGCGGCGTACGAGGTGATGATCGCGAACCCCGCGGTGTCGAACCTCATCCGCGAGGGCAAGACGTTCCAGCTGAAGAGCGTCATGCAGACCGGGCGCAACCTCGGCATGCAGACGATGAACGATCACCTGATCGAGCTCGTGAAGGCCGACAAGGTCGAGCCGCTCGAGGCGTACATGAAGAGCAACGACAAGCAGGTGATCAAGGACCTGCTCGCGAAGGCCGGCTTCAAGCTCGACCTCGGCGGCGTCCAGGAGCACTGA
- a CDS encoding AI-2E family transporter produces the protein MAGTDGSGRAARTAMFPRWLVVLLGLLAVGGTVYVLRGVLTPIALSLGIAYLLDPLVDRFEARGVPRGAAITLVLAIVAAVMVVFTLLVLPGMVREVVHFATELPGEMQELLARVEPWLTARGIPVPHDLEEALAQFEIAPGELASHAAAPAQAVLRFVLGGTASAIGALASALIVPVLAFYLLYDFDRMTVGARELVPPRIRPWVVEVASEIDAVLGQFVRGQLLVMLAMGVLYAGAYSLVGVRLAVPIGLVAGLLAFIPYVGSGSALAMGLLMCVVDWTGWMKPALVVVAYLVCQGLEGFVIVPRVVGDKVGLPAVWVLVALMVGGELFGFLGVLLAVPAAAVVKIFVVRGLRWYKQSPLYLEGQGVERVAEVVQRTEAPAGEPPAPIASVPDIAQEIAPVIPVAAAPPSDAAPVANDAGPTLPTSPDAPVPPERDEEDADDDEEGQR, from the coding sequence ATGGCGGGGACGGACGGGAGCGGGCGCGCGGCGAGGACCGCGATGTTCCCGCGGTGGCTCGTGGTGCTGCTCGGTCTGCTCGCGGTCGGGGGCACGGTGTACGTGCTCCGCGGCGTGCTCACGCCGATCGCGCTCTCGCTCGGCATCGCGTACCTGCTCGATCCGCTGGTCGATCGCTTCGAGGCGCGCGGCGTCCCGCGCGGTGCCGCGATCACGCTGGTGCTCGCGATCGTCGCCGCGGTGATGGTCGTGTTCACGCTGCTGGTGTTGCCGGGCATGGTGCGCGAGGTCGTGCACTTCGCGACCGAGCTGCCCGGCGAGATGCAGGAGCTCCTCGCACGCGTCGAGCCGTGGCTCACCGCGCGCGGCATCCCGGTGCCCCACGACCTCGAGGAGGCGCTCGCACAATTCGAGATCGCCCCCGGCGAGCTCGCGAGCCACGCGGCCGCGCCCGCGCAGGCGGTGCTGCGCTTCGTGCTCGGCGGCACCGCGTCGGCGATCGGCGCGCTCGCGAGCGCGCTCATCGTCCCCGTGCTCGCGTTCTATCTGCTCTACGACTTCGATCGCATGACGGTCGGCGCGCGCGAGCTCGTGCCGCCGCGCATCCGCCCGTGGGTCGTCGAGGTCGCGAGCGAGATCGACGCGGTGCTCGGGCAGTTCGTGCGCGGTCAGCTCCTCGTGATGCTCGCGATGGGCGTGCTCTACGCGGGCGCGTACTCGCTCGTCGGCGTGCGGCTCGCGGTGCCGATCGGGCTCGTCGCGGGGCTGCTCGCGTTCATCCCCTACGTCGGCAGCGGCTCGGCCCTCGCGATGGGGCTCCTGATGTGCGTGGTCGACTGGACGGGGTGGATGAAGCCCGCGCTGGTCGTCGTCGCGTACCTCGTGTGCCAGGGGCTCGAGGGCTTCGTGATCGTGCCGCGCGTGGTCGGCGACAAGGTCGGCCTGCCCGCGGTCTGGGTGCTCGTCGCGTTGATGGTCGGCGGCGAGCTCTTCGGCTTCCTCGGCGTGCTGCTCGCGGTCCCGGCCGCGGCGGTCGTGAAGATCTTCGTCGTGCGCGGGCTGCGTTGGTACAAGCAATCGCCGCTCTATCTCGAGGGTCAGGGCGTGGAGCGCGTCGCCGAGGTCGTGCAGCGCACCGAAGCGCCCGCCGGAGAGCCGCCGGCGCCGATCGCCTCGGTGCCCGACATCGCGCAGGAGATCGCGCCGGTGATCCCGGTCGCCGCGGCGCCTCCGTCGGACGCCGCGCCGGTCGCGAACGACGCCGGGCCCACGCTGCCGACCTCGCCGGACGCGCCGGTGCCGCCCGAGCGCGACGAGGAAGACGCGGACGACGACGAGGAGGGCCAGCGATGA